The Rhodamnia argentea isolate NSW1041297 chromosome 10, ASM2092103v1, whole genome shotgun sequence sequence TGACAGCaagaaaaattaggatttaCCATTAACTAAGATAGAATTAATCTAATCATCATATAACAAAGGGTTTCTACACTATTCTAATTATTCCTACCAGTTCTCTGTTCAGATGTATTTATATGTAGAATACAAATAGGTCAACATGACAACCAGTTAAGTGATGCAACTACGAAAACAATAGGGAATGGTACTCTTCATGGATGTCATCAAAGGTAAGAGTGTACCTTTGAAGCTGCGCTTGAAGGACATTGACATATTCAAGAAGCTCCTGTTTATCCTTTGTTGCAGCTGACTCTTTCTGCTCAGCCTCCCTTACTCTAGTACCAGCATCTGCCTCCGCAACTCTGGCCCTCTCCTCAGCCCTGACAACAGCTGCTTCCAAGATAACAGCACGCTCTCTAGCTTTTGCGATCTCAGAACGCCATAACTGCGCCTCCTGAAGAGCAGAATCTCTCTGCTTTATTAATTGATCTCTTTCCCTGCTTAGAGTGATAATCTTTCCTTCGGCCTCTTTCACCTGCACATAAAAAGCTAAATACAGATTAGCAGCAGACCAACCattgaaggaaaacaaaaaccaaTGTGTGATACACTCATCAGGGCAGTTGGGCAACATCCAAGATATGAAAACTGAAATACCTGCAGTTTTGATGTTTCCACATGCTTCTCGTAATCTTTCGCCAAACGGTCAATTTCTACACAAGCTATTCTTCTTTGTTCGTCCAATACATGAGCTGCAGATGCTGCAGCCTCAGCTGCATCAGCAGTCTCTGAAAGCTTCTCTGCTATTTCTTTAATAGTTGAATCCCGTGCCCGAAGACTCCTGGCCAAATTTTGCAGTTCCTCGTCCTTTACTCTAAGGGTCTCCTGCAAAATATTATAACATTTATAATGCAACAAATACAACAGTAATAAAAAGACGTGCAAACTACCATTGCCCATCAAGTATGATAACTGCATTTAGGAATAGAGAAAGGATCACCACTCATTAGGAATTGTGTATCTTACAAAGGCAAATCACCAAAATGTTCAATGCCCAAAGCGAGGAACAATTGAATACGAAAGGAAAGGAACTCATCATGCAGACAAGTATTCACATAGAAAGCCCTTTCATTACTGCTTTAAGAGTAATAAGATAAGAGGAGTTCAGATTGTGCACCTTCATGATTGTCATATCATCTACTGGACCATCAATTGGCTTATTTGTCATCATACCAAGAGCATTCCTCATAGAAATCTGCATCGCTGCTTCAATTTCTTTGGAACATTCCAATGCTGTTGAATTAGCTGCAGCAACTACGGTTGCAACTGTTCCTAGTTTAGCAGAACCATTCCCACTTAAGGAATTTACAGCTTCTTTATGAGCCCTCAGGACCAACTGGGTTGCACTGATTGTTGGAAGAAGGGAAGTTAGAGAACCGTAAGTGATTGCcccacaaagagagagagagagagagagagttataacAACTGATAGGGTGGTTGGTTCATTTTTTGTGTGCAAGTAAAAAACTAAGAATTATAACTGATACAGTCGCAGAGAGAGCTTAGCAATTCTTAGGTTA is a genomic window containing:
- the LOC115732256 gene encoding switch-associated protein 70-like — protein: MASNGASTRAADAENSLDKIKRQLASGSGRNLLQGPLLKRSETLRKWNERWVILDPTTGRMEYKIRRNEPAVKGTIIFDANSTITVSPVNFHGLPKYDGCCLYIGTPTKKDYFLCAETPGAARAWVSTLHATQLVLRAHKEAVNSLSGNGSAKLGTVATVVAAANSTALECSKEIEAAMQISMRNALGMMTNKPIDGPVDDMTIMKETLRVKDEELQNLARSLRARDSTIKEIAEKLSETADAAEAAASAAHVLDEQRRIACVEIDRLAKDYEKHVETSKLQVKEAEGKIITLSRERDQLIKQRDSALQEAQLWRSEIAKARERAVILEAAVVRAEERARVAEADAGTRVREAEQKESAATKDKQELLEYVNVLQAQLQRQHMDTKQVFEEKIESCSDMGSALPLTKHVDSLEEDVDKACLSVSRAASVSGENVIHVTGDQENLRPIADGEWNDIQATEARISDVREVASQTEGRSLDIPVVSQPVNSDQGQGQNAYHQS